aatgaaatatatgtCCGAAACGCAAAGTTTTTAGCACGTTTTTGAAATGGGaaacgttgattgaatgaagaaTATGTGCTGCATCTAACTGCTTGAAATTTTAGATGAATTGGTTATTTGATCGTTGAGATAGctaatttgaaattgaaattgctAACCGGATTTTGACTTGTATTCGACAGGACGAGTCGATGAAAAGGCAGCAAGAAGCATGGAACTTTAACAGACCCAACAAGCAAACAGATTACTCATCAGAAAAACCAGAAGTAAAATCAGAATTTAAAGCAATACAATGTTTCTCTTCATCAGAAATGGCTCCACTCCAAACAATCATGCAAACAAATGCTCAATCTCAATCAAGTTACACTCAAGCAGCTCCGTTATACATGAGAGAGCAACGAAGATCAGACGACGGATACAACTGGAGAAAGTACGGACAGAAACAGGTTAAAGGAAGTGAGAATCCGCGTAGCTATTACAAGTGTACTTATCCGAATTGCCCAACGAAGAAAAAAGTTGAGAGATCTTTGGATGGTCAGATTACTGAAATTGTTTATAAAGGAAGCCATAATCATCCTAAACCTCAGCCTAGATCATCTTCCCAATCGATTCAACTTGCTGCTCAAGAAATGTCAGATCAATCTGTTGCTCCATTGGATTCTGCCCATATGCAGGATGATTCTGAGGAGGATTTAGATCACAGTTCGCCGATTAGTAATTCAGGAGGagatgaagaagaaaatgaacCTGAAGCTAAAAGATTGTAAGTTTCGAGACATTGATAGTGTCTACGTACTTTGTGTTTATGTTTTCTTTAATATCTATGTAGTCCATACAGAGTTTCTGAATTTCTGCAGCGTTTTTGGAAACGTAGGTGTCGAGAATTTTTCGTGCAAGATTGTTTAATAACATTGTTTGATGGTTTTGCAGGAAGGCACAGAATGACAATGAGAGTATAATGAGTGCCGGTGGTAACAGAACTGTTAGAGAACCAAGAATTGTGGTTCAGACCACAAGTGATATTGACATACTTGACGATGGGTATAGGTGGAGAAAATATGGACAGAAAGTAGTCAAGGGAAATCCCAATCCAAGGTTGAcatactattattttattctttatttacATAAAAGTATTCGATTCATTACTCTGAAGTTATCGACAAAAATATTTGTCTAAGTGACTGCGTTTTATTATATTCTTGGTTTCTAAATTTCTGTCAATTTTCTGTTACTTATAGGAGCTACTACAAGTGTACATCAATCGGCTGTCCAGTGCGAAAACATGTTGAACGAGCATCTCATGATACAAGAGCCGTAATCACCACTTATGAAGGGAAGCACAACCATGATGTTCCTGCTGCTCGTGGCAGCGGATATGCTTCCAATCGACCGACATTCAACGCTAACACCAGCACAATGCCTATCCCAATAAGGCCCTCAGCCACAGCCAATGCAAGTTACCACAATAACACAATGTCAGGAAGTCAAGGACCGTTCACTCTGGAAATGTTGCAGGGCATTGGTTTCTCAAATTTCGGAAAGCCAACAGGTACTTACATGAACCAGACAGAGAATACGTTTTCCGGAGCCAAGGAAGAACCGAAAGATGACTCGTTTCTTGACTCGTTCCTATGTTGAAAAAAAACTAACTCTAGAAAAGCAGTTAGGTAGGAGACAGGAAAAAGATTTGGTTGTAATATAAGCTGTAGTTTGcaattttttcatttgtttttgagGCATTTGGTTAGACTAAAGCCTCAAATTGTCATAGTATAcaataaataaaagagaaacaTAGTGTTCAATTTTGTCTAAAGCAGTCTCATTTGACCTAGTAATTATAGTCAAGAAAATGATCTTGTATTGTATTGAAAATATATGTATGTTCGTTTACTTACATTGAATTGAATAGCTGTTTACGAATTAACAAACAAGAATTGGAGAAAAAAACAAGAATTGAATTAAATGTAAGATTGAGTAGACAACTTGTATCCTGAAATAAGTGCAGACAGTGCCAACACAAAGAATGCAAAGAATGCCATGCTAATGGATGCTGCAGATGAGTCCGTAAATATGTTATCGGCCCCTTCTCGCATCCGATTTGTTAACGGAATGGCCGTTGAAGCTGAGGATATCAAGAGATATGATAGAAGCTGCAATTCAACACCAAGAAAATAAAACAGAGAGAAATCGGTCAGTTTCAGTATCGGAGCCATATGACGATGCAGAATAAATATTGAGAGTCTAGAAGCAAAAGGAAATGGGAAGAACATGAGTGTGTATCATTGTCAATGCATATGATTTGGGGCAAATTGTCAAGTCAAAATGAAGACATTTCTTATGTTTATCACAAGAATATAATTTCTAGAGATTACTAATCACTTTATGTCTAAAGAACGAAAAGGATTTTTCTCATTGTTTAGTCAAGGAATCTTCTATTCCAGTAACTTTTTGTTATATGTtgacagaaaaaaaatatatgagatTGACATTGTTGATTAAGCGAATTGTTCCAAGCATTGGTTGGTTCTATGCAAATTAAGATTACAATAATGCAGAAAAAATGGGATTTTCTAATTACAAAATTTCATGTAGAAAGAAAAAGGAGTAAAGGGTCATTCGATCTCATTCGGAATCCAATTATTCACCCTTAGACCTTAATCATTTTATCTACAAATTATCTATTTAATTCACTTAAAAACAGAGTATTGTCATTGATTGATCAGAATGGCCGAGAATAAGTTATTTAACCCGagtcacaaatttaaaaattggattGACCCTTCGCTCgaaaagaagaagaggaaaaCATAATCTAGGATATTTGAACATTCAAGTTCTAATCAtcaattagttaaaaaaaaaaaagtttaatcatCAAGAACATGTCGAAAATCAAACAAGACTATAGTTTTATCATTTCTAACACGCTCCCACGAGGAAATGCCTATTAGAATTgaacttttgaaaaaaaaaacatgcatAATCAGGGGAGGAACCACCCTATGGCTACGGTGGGCTCCAGCCCCGGATGggtcttattttttttttttaggaatataaataatttttttaaaagtagaagtaaattcataaaaaaaatttaggttaGATGGAGGTTAACCTCGGAGCTACGCAAAAATTACATACGAATTAGAAATTAAGCCTTGACTGGATATAAATCTAATCAAATGGACTGCCAAAATTGAATGATTACAGAAATTCCGGAACCATCTTAAATAAGAAATCCATCTAACAGTTCAATTATTTTCCTAGCAACCAAACAGAAGTAAAGAATCAAGTCTAACCTGATCACCAATGAAATCAACCATAATAGAAGTCTGACGTTGAAGAATAAGTTTTCCAGTGGAAAGCTCATGAACATGTCTCAACACTTGTCCTCCACTGTATAACGTTGAAAGTATAGATATTCCCAATAAATACCTATAAAATTCACCAATTCATCAAAAACCAATTAATAATATTCACTAATGAGTCATAATTCAAACAATATAAACGCTATGCAGCAAACTGCAAATTATTAAATCGTTAGTTGAATTCCTCCTACGAGCATTCCCTCTtcccaattatataaaaaattaataatatccAATCTTGGCAGatcaagaaaattaaaaatgaaccTGTATTCTTCATATCTATCAAAATTCTTCCAATCCCCATGTTTATTACTCGCCATGATAATAAAACCAAGCAAAGAGAATAAAAATCCCAATCCTCTCAGAGCCAATGATCCTCTCTGCAAAACCGCTTCTCTCTGCCACCTTCTCTTGATCGCCGCTATCCCAAATCCAGACCCAGAACCAGACCCGGTTCCCGTCTCTGTATCAACAGCCACCGGGGGAGCCGACGGTACCGGTGTCCGCCCCGGTGATTCAGTTTCTTTACTGGGCATTACTTCTATATCGTCGGAGATTGACATGTTGCTTAGAATTCAAGAattcaagaaaagaaaattttcGAAATGTAAGAAAAAAATTTGGAAATGAAATCTTTAAAAAGTTGTAATATTGAATTGACAGCTCAGGTGTGGCTTGTGAATTTGGTGTAAGTTTGAGAgtttaagagttttttttttttaagaaagttTAAGAGTTAAATTAGAGTTTTTATCCAATAATGGATTGACAAA
This region of Mercurialis annua linkage group LG1-X, ddMerAnnu1.2, whole genome shotgun sequence genomic DNA includes:
- the LOC126665067 gene encoding probable WRKY transcription factor 33 produces the protein MTNSSSSSSSFSNLLSSNNYKDNMDNIISSWGLFDHNNNNSAPKFKSFSPSSLPLSPPPVSPSSYFAFPAGLSPAEFLDSSPVLFSGSNAVSSPTTGAFAGQTFNWKSNNFSRDNQRGDDTCYSDFSFQTHTRPSSSSDESMKRQQEAWNFNRPNKQTDYSSEKPEVKSEFKAIQCFSSSEMAPLQTIMQTNAQSQSSYTQAAPLYMREQRRSDDGYNWRKYGQKQVKGSENPRSYYKCTYPNCPTKKKVERSLDGQITEIVYKGSHNHPKPQPRSSSQSIQLAAQEMSDQSVAPLDSAHMQDDSEEDLDHSSPISNSGGDEEENEPEAKRLKAQNDNESIMSAGGNRTVREPRIVVQTTSDIDILDDGYRWRKYGQKVVKGNPNPRSYYKCTSIGCPVRKHVERASHDTRAVITTYEGKHNHDVPAARGSGYASNRPTFNANTSTMPIPIRPSATANASYHNNTMSGSQGPFTLEMLQGIGFSNFGKPTGTYMNQTENTFSGAKEEPKDDSFLDSFLC
- the LOC126665068 gene encoding CASP-like protein 4B1; the encoded protein is MSISDDIEVMPSKETESPGRTPVPSAPPVAVDTETGTGSGSGSGFGIAAIKRRWQREAVLQRGSLALRGLGFLFSLLGFIIMASNKHGDWKNFDRYEEYRYLLGISILSTLYSGGQVLRHVHELSTGKLILQRQTSIMVDFIGDQLLSYLLISSASTAIPLTNRMREGADNIFTDSSAASISMAFFAFFVLALSALISGYKLSTQSYI